From a region of the Gossypium raimondii isolate GPD5lz chromosome 10, ASM2569854v1, whole genome shotgun sequence genome:
- the LOC105778196 gene encoding uncharacterized protein LOC105778196 yields the protein MAAKSIEEEKPFLSGMGGGSTNVPVNIACFELIKPSFDETNHHCSLDVLPILIEETSFPVREKCSLNTSHGQDVYSISVLPEEGNTSPKCTPQFTFLSLLEVPFPSKNQMCLDAKLSCRNCIDLKVDGEDAYSSCILDINIEKELPDILTSSDEIVGNSKTEGVLTNLQKVLQRQSSLNVEKSLTERVQEAPMNRWKRYKRAASFDSRKIVFLFSILSCLGTLILIYLTLRVTSNY from the exons ATGGCCGCTAAATCGATCGAGGAG GAGAAACCATTCTTATCGGGGATGGGGGGTGGAAGCACCAATGTACCAGTCAACATTGCATGTTTTGAGTTGATTAAGCCAAGCTTTGATGAGACCAACCATCATTGTTCTCTCG aTGTCTTGCCTATTCTAATAGAGGAGACTTCATTTCCAGTAAGAGAAAAATGCAGCTTAAACACTTCACAT GGCCAGGATGTCTATAGCATTTCTGTGTTGCCAGAGGAAGGAAACACGAGTCCAAAATGTACACCACAGTTCACTTTTTTGAGCCTCTTGGAAGTTCCTTTCCCATCTAAAAACCAGATGTGTTTGGATGCAAAATTGAGTTGCCGCAACTGCATCGATTTGAAAGTGGATGGTGAAGATGCTTATTCATCGTGCATTCTGGATATAAACATTGAGAAAGAGCTTCCTGACATACTTACATCCAGTGATGAGATTGTTGGAAATTCTAAAACTGAAGGTGTACTGACA AATTTGCAGAAGGTTTTGCAGAGACAGTCAAGCTTAAATGTAG AAAAATCATTGACTGAGAGGGTTCAAGAAGCACCAATGAATAGATGGAAAAGATATAAACGAGCTGCATCATTTGATTCAAGGAAAATAGTCTTCCTTTTCTCAATCCT GTCATGTTTGGGGACATTGATATTGATTTATCTGACGCTGAGAGTTACGTCTAACTATTGA
- the LOC105777941 gene encoding 18.5 kDa class IV heat shock protein, with amino-acid sequence MSIMPLVEISFLFISSLSLERIKRNFTLSSVSCVSKIKSFQHPPSLQTHQKETMSIVPINDQQGTPTDPFSLELWDPFNNLDVLNPFSHSFPFPFPFPSFLSTHFPGFSSEIFPSLGTQLNCVETPRAHVYKAYLPGVTRDEVLVFIDDDRMLQISTENGNFMSRFKLPDNARTDEIEGFMENGMLIVTIGKQTQAPERPNVRVVEITE; translated from the coding sequence ATGTCAATTATGCCCCTGGTGGAGATTTCCTTTTTGTTCATTTCCTCGTTGAGCTTGGAACGCATTAAACGAAACTTTACTCTTTCCTCTGTTTCCTGTGTTTCCAAAATCAAGAGCTTTCAACACCCTCCTTCACTCCAAACCCACCAGAAAGAAACCATGTCAATTGTCCCGATCAATGACCAACAAGGCACACCCACTGATCCTTTCTCTCTTGAATTATGGGATCCATTCAACAACTTGGATGTTTTGAACCCATTCTCCCATtctttccctttccctttccctttcccttcATTTCTTTCCACCCATTTCCCTGGTTTCTCCTCCGAAATTTTCCCCTCCTTGGGGACCCAACTCAACTGTGTAGAAACCCCAAGGGCCCATGTCTACAAAGCCTACCTTCCAGGGGTCACCAGAGATGAAGTTCTGGTTTTCATCGATGATGACAGGATGCTTCAGATAAGCACtgaaaatggtaatttcatGAGCAGGTTCAAGTTGCCCGACAATGCAAGGACTGATGAGATTGAAGGTTTTATGGAGAATGGGATGCTCATCGTCACTATTGGGAAGCAAACTCAAGCTCCGGAGAGGCCAAATGTTAGGGTCGTTGAAATCACAGAGtaa